A segment of the Candidatus Binataceae bacterium genome:
CCAGCGGCTGGCCCGGGTCGAGCCGGCGCTGGATGCCGTCGAGTCCCGCCATCAGCATCACCGAAAATGCGAGGTACGGATTGCAAGTCGGGTCGGGGAAGCGCACCTCGATTCGCTTGGCTTTGGGCGACGGCGAATACATCGGGATACGCACCGCGGCCGAACGATTGCGGCTCGAGTACGCCAGGTTGATCGGCGCCTCGAAACCCGGCACCAGGCGGCGATAGGAGTTGGTGCCCGGATTGGTGAACGCGGCGATCGCGGGCGCGTGATGCAGGATGCCGGCGATGTAGTGCAGCGCCAGCTCCGACATTCCCGCATAGCCCGAGCCGGCGAAGAGCGGGGTCTCGCCCTTCCAGATGCTCTGATGGGTATGCATGCCGGAGCCGTTGTCGCCGAAGATCGGCTTGGGCATGAAAGTTACGGTCATGCCGTGGCGGATCCCGACGTTCTTGCAGATGTACTTGTACCAGGTGAGCCAGTCGCCCATTTTCACCAGCGACTGGAAGCGCATGTCGATTTCAGCCTGGCCGGCGGTCGCGACTTCGTGATGCTGCTTTTCGACGCGGATGCCGACGCGCTCCATCTCGCGCACCATCTCGGCGCGGATGTCCTGCAGGCTGTCGTTGGGCGGCACCGGGAAGTAGCCTTCCTTGTAACGGGGCTTGTAGCCGAGGTTGGCGCCCTCGCGTCCGCTGTTCCAGAAGCCCTCCTCGGACTCGATATGGAAGTAGCTCGAGTGCTGGTTGGTGTCGTAGCGGATGCCGTTGAAGATAAAGAACTCGGGCTCGGGGCCGAAGTAGGCAGTATCGCCGATACCGGTGGACTTGAGATAGGCCTCGGCTTTGCGCGCGACGTTGCGCGGGTCGCGCGAATAGTCGGCGCGGGTGATCGGGTCCGAGATGTCGCAGATCATGGTGAGGGTGGGTTCCTTGGTGAAGGGCTCCATCACCGCGGTCGCGGGGTCGGGGA
Coding sequences within it:
- the glnA gene encoding type I glutamate--ammonia ligase gives rise to the protein MTPKQVLQMIKDKGATSVDLKFMDLLGQWQHFSAPISEFQDESPFDEGLGFDGSSIRGWQSIENSDMLVIPDPATAVMEPFTKEPTLTMICDISDPITRADYSRDPRNVARKAEAYLKSTGIGDTAYFGPEPEFFIFNGIRYDTNQHSSYFHIESEEGFWNSGREGANLGYKPRYKEGYFPVPPNDSLQDIRAEMVREMERVGIRVEKQHHEVATAGQAEIDMRFQSLVKMGDWLTWYKYICKNVGIRHGMTVTFMPKPIFGDNGSGMHTHQSIWKGETPLFAGSGYAGMSELALHYIAGILHHAPAIAAFTNPGTNSYRRLVPGFEAPINLAYSSRNRSAAVRIPMYSPSPKAKRIEVRFPDPTCNPYLAFSVMLMAGLDGIQRRLDPGQPLDKDIYALTPAELAEVPSMPASLEAALDNLKRDHEFLLKGDVFTEDLVETWIDYKMSKEVSQMRLRPHPYEFALYYDA